The following proteins come from a genomic window of Patescibacteria group bacterium:
- the nusA gene encoding transcription termination factor NusA, whose translation MEDIKALASSISQIAEEKGISSDIVIDVIEQALSAAYKKDNDRKGENIRAKMDMQTGKVKFWQVFEVVDEDMIYSEEELEELKLKAEETGDAEEGLEKIGEADNEEKKVRFNPKKHIMIEEAKKTESKIQINEEFLVPLKADTDYGRIAAQTAKQVILQRLKEAERNAILEEYKSKEGEVVSGVVQRIEGPNVFFDIGKTLGVLIPAEQISGENYFIGQRLRLYLRSVEATPKGPTIILSRAYPKFISKLFEIEVPEASSGQVEIKSIAREPGFRTKVAVATNEEGIDPIGAMVGQRGTRVMAVINSLSGEKIDIILWSENPEQFISNALSPAKVMEVKVEEKGKATVIVAEDQLSLAIGKGGQNVRLAARLTGWKIDIQVEGGDKPIEPEKSEEAIIESPEPEEAGVEEKPKGEKPKNEKPKTKTKKPKTKKEKSEKTEKENN comes from the coding sequence ATGGAAGATATAAAAGCTCTCGCATCATCTATATCCCAAATTGCGGAAGAAAAAGGAATTTCTTCGGATATTGTGATTGATGTTATAGAGCAGGCCCTGTCTGCTGCTTATAAAAAAGACAATGACAGGAAAGGAGAGAATATCAGGGCAAAAATGGATATGCAAACTGGCAAAGTAAAATTTTGGCAGGTTTTTGAAGTTGTTGACGAGGATATGATTTATTCAGAAGAAGAATTGGAAGAGCTTAAGCTTAAAGCCGAAGAGACCGGAGACGCAGAAGAGGGACTGGAAAAAATAGGAGAAGCAGACAATGAAGAAAAGAAAGTCAGGTTTAATCCCAAGAAACATATAATGATAGAGGAGGCGAAAAAAACAGAGTCAAAAATCCAGATTAACGAAGAGTTTTTAGTTCCGCTTAAGGCGGATACTGATTATGGCAGAATCGCAGCCCAAACCGCTAAACAGGTTATTCTGCAACGGCTTAAAGAAGCGGAAAGGAATGCTATTTTAGAAGAATACAAATCAAAGGAAGGAGAGGTTGTTTCCGGGGTAGTCCAGAGGATAGAGGGCCCAAATGTTTTCTTTGACATTGGCAAGACATTGGGTGTTTTAATTCCTGCTGAACAAATCTCTGGTGAAAATTATTTTATTGGTCAGCGATTGCGTCTTTATTTGCGAAGCGTTGAGGCAACCCCAAAAGGACCAACCATTATCTTGTCTCGGGCTTATCCGAAGTTTATTTCAAAATTATTTGAGATAGAAGTGCCAGAGGCGTCCTCTGGTCAAGTAGAAATTAAAAGCATAGCCAGAGAGCCGGGATTTCGCACCAAGGTTGCTGTAGCTACGAATGAAGAAGGAATTGACCCTATTGGCGCAATGGTCGGGCAAAGAGGAACAAGGGTCATGGCAGTGATTAATAGTTTGTCTGGGGAAAAGATTGATATTATTTTATGGTCTGAAAATCCAGAACAATTTATTAGCAATGCTTTGTCTCCAGCAAAAGTGATGGAAGTAAAAGTAGAGGAAAAAGGCAAGGCAACTGTGATTGTTGCTGAAGACCAGCTTTCATTGGCCATTGGCAAGGGAGGTCAAAATGTTCGCTTGGCTGCCCGACTCACTGGTTGGAAAATAGATATTCAGGTTGAGGGAGGCGATAAACCCATAGAACCAGAAAAATCAGAGGAAGCAATAATAGAATCGCCAGAACCAGAAGAAGCAGGAGTAGAAGAAAAACCAAAGGGAGAGAAACCAAAAAACGAGAAGCCGAAAACCAAAACAAAAAAGCCAAAAACAAAAAAAGAAAAATCAGAAAAAACCGAAAAAGAAAACAACTAA
- a CDS encoding YraN family protein — translation MPNSKEIGEIGEEIARRYLEEKGYKILTKNFFKTANGLKIGEIDIVAQKQGVIIFFEVKTLSNGTRFAPESKINFQKQGKISKIAQIWLDENSVPQESLWQIDALAIVLDFCSRKARISHFQNI, via the coding sequence ATGCCGAACTCTAAAGAAATTGGGGAGATTGGGGAAGAGATTGCAAGAAGGTATTTAGAAGAGAAAGGATACAAGATTTTGACCAAAAACTTTTTTAAAACAGCTAATGGGTTAAAAATCGGAGAAATAGATATTGTGGCCCAAAAACAAGGGGTCATTATTTTTTTTGAAGTGAAAACATTGTCCAATGGAACAAGATTTGCGCCTGAATCAAAAATTAATTTTCAGAAGCAAGGCAAAATATCCAAAATTGCCCAAATTTGGCTTGATGAAAACAGCGTTCCGCAGGAATCGTTGTGGCAAATAGACGCTCTGGCAATTGTTTTGGATTTTTGTTCCCGCAAAGCGAGAATAAGCCATTTTCAGAATATTTGA